The proteins below come from a single Onychomys torridus chromosome 18, mOncTor1.1, whole genome shotgun sequence genomic window:
- the Il17f gene encoding interleukin-17F, which yields MKGPCETAVVKSLLLLMLGLAILRGVAARKNPKAGVPVPQKAGNCPLPENNSVRVDIRIFNQNQGISASQDFQNRSSSPWDYNITRDPHRFPSEIAEAQCRYSGCINAQGQEDSSMNSVAIHQEILVLRREPQGCSNSFRLEKMRVKVGCTCVSPIVHHTA from the exons ATGAAGGGTCCGTGTGAGACAGCCGTG GTCAAGTCCCTGCTGCTGTTGATGTTGGGGCTTGCCATCCTGAGGGGGGTGGCAGCACGGAAGAACCCCAAAGCAGGGGTTCCTGTCCCTCAGAAGGCTGGGAATTGTCCTCTCCCAGAGAATAACAGTGTGAGAGTTGACATCCGCATCTTCAATCAAAATCAGGGCATTTCTGCCTCACAAGACTTCCAGAATCGCTCCAGCTCCCCATGGGATTACAA catcacCCGAGACCCCCACCGGTTCCCCTCAGAGATCGCCGAGGCCCAGTGCAGATATTCAGGCTGCATCAATGCCCAGGGTCAGGAAGACAGCTCCATGAACTCCGTTGCCATCCATCAAGAAATCCTGGTCCTCCGGCGGGAGCCCCAGGGCTGTTCTAATTCCTTCAGGCTGGAGAAGATGCGGGTCAAAGTTGGCTGCACCTGTGTCTCTCCCATCGTGCACCACACAGCCTGA